A genomic stretch from Dethiosulfovibrio faecalis includes:
- a CDS encoding glycoside hydrolase family 2 TIM barrel-domain containing protein, with translation PNTWVDDITVVTHVAQDCNHASVDWQVVANGDVSVELRDADQQVVATGQGTSGTLQVVNPHLWQPGEGYLYELCVTAKSQTECDIYPLRVGIRSVAVKGEQFLINHKPFYFTGFGRHEDADLRGKGFDNVLMVHDHALMDWIGANSYRTSHYPYAEEMLDWADEHGIVVIDETAAVGFNLSLGIGFEAGNKPKELYSEEAVNGETQQAHL, from the coding sequence CCGAACACCTGGGTGGACGATATCACCGTGGTGACGCATGTCGCGCAAGACTGTAACCACGCGTCTGTTGACTGGCAGGTGGTGGCCAATGGTGATGTCAGCGTTGAACTGCGTGATGCGGATCAACAGGTGGTTGCAACTGGACAAGGCACTAGCGGGACTTTGCAAGTGGTGAATCCGCACCTCTGGCAACCGGGTGAAGGTTATCTCTATGAACTGTGCGTCACAGCCAAAAGCCAGACAGAGTGTGATATCTACCCGCTTCGCGTCGGCATCCGGTCAGTGGCAGTGAAGGGCGAACAGTTCCTGATTAACCACAAACCGTTCTACTTTACTGGCTTTGGCCGTCATGAAGATGCGGACTTGCGTGGCAAAGGATTCGATAACGTGCTGATGGTGCACGACCACGCATTAATGGACTGGATTGGGGCCAACTCCTACCGTACCTCGCATTACCCTTACGCTGAAGAGATGCTCGACTGGGCAGATGAACATGGCATCGTGGTGATTGATGAAACTGCTGCTGTCGGCTTTAACCTCTCTTTAGGCATTGGTTTCGAAGCGGGCAACAAGCCGAAAGAACTGTACAGCGAAGAGGCAGTCAACGGGGAAACTCAGCAAGCGCACTTAC